From Xylocopilactobacillus apis, a single genomic window includes:
- a CDS encoding ABC transporter permease subunit produces MIRFEAKKWRKSVKNILFILAASLSVIAFVFVVGQDEKKEKKIYLDEVQQQYGSLENDQQMLDAIPVQSKEDRERNEKLSKLYSKASSHLNDHYGYYYENDWQHANVKYHHYLKTLVKIQALKGGIPKLDDELRVLINKYAYFIKHHIKPVNIGKSTAGFYFTKKVSDIFTSYLGVVIVILLFFDLYAKEYRKQSFKLLEMLPIKKNQINTRKFEFSLTVSVLLPIYSCILAFGVGSIYSKKIGRFDYPVFVDGNVGNFKVVTLGQYLTTSVITFYAVLFAALLIIYFVSKFSRDTFVSLVGTALLALMPIVFINEFYPQNKIAKFTPFYYTNLFEKSKNLSISKTVFVNWIPFLISIAVTVILAVVIFKVNFHWRFNFKTRGSILTASVILSAAIIGFIIRFYQINRVAADYGDIKQPEKITRKSPIDKRIKTFNSKIAERIKTDQGFAAGKLDDDGKPSKKAQPDPVFTTVNYIDSIKLNKAEYFVAKLNPTFNKLSSKEKTGVIEAVESLTWSTSTILFDQLEKDFKKNNFIIYQVGNEKIGKATMDSGFKKY; encoded by the coding sequence ATGATTAGGTTTGAGGCAAAAAAATGGCGAAAGTCAGTTAAGAATATTTTATTTATTTTGGCTGCAAGTCTATCCGTAATTGCTTTTGTTTTTGTGGTCGGACAAGATGAAAAGAAAGAAAAGAAAATTTATCTAGATGAAGTTCAACAACAATATGGTTCATTGGAAAATGACCAACAAATGCTTGACGCAATTCCAGTTCAAAGCAAAGAAGACAGAGAGCGCAATGAAAAATTATCTAAATTGTATAGTAAGGCCTCGTCTCATTTGAATGATCACTATGGTTATTATTATGAAAATGATTGGCAGCATGCAAACGTTAAGTATCACCATTATCTTAAGACGCTGGTGAAGATCCAAGCTCTTAAGGGAGGTATTCCCAAGCTTGATGATGAACTGCGAGTTCTAATTAATAAATATGCGTATTTTATTAAACATCATATTAAACCAGTAAACATCGGAAAAAGCACGGCAGGGTTTTATTTCACTAAAAAGGTCAGTGATATTTTTACATCTTATCTTGGTGTTGTAATTGTTATTTTGCTGTTTTTTGACCTATACGCTAAAGAATATCGTAAACAATCCTTTAAATTACTTGAAATGCTCCCGATCAAAAAGAATCAAATTAATACTCGAAAGTTTGAATTTTCGCTGACCGTTTCCGTATTATTACCAATTTATAGCTGTATTTTGGCTTTTGGGGTTGGTAGTATTTACTCTAAGAAAATAGGCAGATTTGATTATCCAGTCTTTGTAGATGGCAATGTTGGAAATTTCAAGGTTGTTACGCTTGGACAATATCTGACAACATCAGTTATTACATTTTATGCAGTATTATTTGCAGCTCTTTTAATCATTTATTTTGTTTCTAAGTTTAGCCGTGATACTTTTGTCAGTTTGGTGGGGACAGCACTTCTTGCATTAATGCCAATTGTTTTCATCAACGAATTTTATCCACAAAATAAAATTGCTAAATTTACGCCATTTTATTACACCAATTTATTTGAAAAATCTAAGAATCTTTCGATTTCAAAAACTGTTTTTGTAAATTGGATTCCGTTTTTGATCAGTATTGCAGTAACTGTTATTTTAGCAGTCGTAATTTTTAAGGTTAATTTTCATTGGCGTTTCAATTTTAAGACGAGAGGATCTATTTTAACTGCCAGTGTGATCTTATCGGCTGCAATTATTGGTTTCATAATCCGCTTTTATCAAATAAATCGGGTGGCTGCAGATTATGGTGATATCAAGCAACCTGAGAAAATTACTCGTAAAAGCCCAATTGATAAAAGAATCAAAACTTTTAATTCTAAAATTGCTGAGCGGATTAAGACCGATCAAGGTTTTGCAGCAGGAAAACTCGATGATGATGGTAAGCCTAGTAAAAAAGCTCAGCCAGATCCAGTTTTTACGACAGTTAACTATATCGATTCGATTAAATTAAATAAGGCTGAGTACTTTGTGGCAAAACTAAATCCAACGTTTAACAAGCTGTCATCTAAAGAAAAGACAGGAGTTATTGAAGCAGTAGAGAGTTTAACTTGGTCGACTTCGACAATTCTTTTTGACCAGCTTGAAAAAGACTTTAAGAAAAACAACTTTATTATTTATCAAGTCGGTAATGAAAAAATTGGTAAGGCTACAATGGACAGTGGATTTAAAAAGTATTAA
- a CDS encoding ABC transporter ATP-binding protein, producing the protein MILKIDNLTKVYGKRVILDQLSLEVEEPQIIALVAPNGTGKTTLLNIMCDLEGYQAGKIEILDRPNTDRHIFAEMTYMQDNSILYDELTGMDHLKFIASMYHKTQQDIAVTAHLVGVEDYLNKSVGKYSLGMKQHLLFAMGILPEPKVFLLDEPLNGLDPDSVINVRNILKEMAKSGTTILFSSHNLGEVVKLTDNILFLHEGKLKSEKDIFENKEKWTLVVEAVNPLEAYLQDHNLDYQILSPHKIEITTTQDLLAQIKNFLEEQNLALWDTQKTDWDLEQIYLDLFEKTSS; encoded by the coding sequence ATGATCTTAAAAATAGATAATCTCACTAAAGTTTATGGTAAAAGAGTCATTTTAGACCAACTGTCCCTTGAAGTTGAAGAACCTCAAATCATTGCGTTGGTGGCGCCTAACGGAACTGGTAAGACGACATTATTAAACATCATGTGTGATTTAGAAGGGTATCAGGCAGGAAAGATTGAAATCCTCGATCGACCTAACACTGATCGGCATATTTTTGCCGAAATGACTTACATGCAGGATAATTCGATTCTTTATGACGAGTTAACGGGCATGGATCATCTGAAATTCATTGCATCAATGTATCATAAGACGCAGCAAGATATTGCAGTAACGGCTCATTTGGTGGGAGTTGAAGACTATCTCAATAAATCTGTTGGTAAATATTCGCTTGGCATGAAGCAGCACCTTTTATTTGCAATGGGAATTTTGCCAGAACCTAAAGTTTTCTTGTTGGACGAGCCGCTTAATGGTCTTGATCCTGACAGTGTCATTAATGTTCGAAATATTTTAAAAGAGATGGCAAAATCTGGCACCACAATTCTTTTTTCTTCTCATAATCTCGGAGAAGTGGTTAAGTTAACAGACAATATTCTGTTCTTGCACGAGGGAAAGCTTAAAAGTGAGAAGGATATTTTTGAAAATAAAGAAAAGTGGACATTGGTGGTGGAAGCAGTGAATCCACTTGAAGCATATTTGCAAGATCATAACCTTGATTATCAAATTCTTAGTCCGCACAAAATTGAGATTACGACAACGCAAGATTTATTAGCGCAAATAAAGAACTTTTTAGAAGAACAAAATCTGGCGCTTTGGGACACCCAAAAGACGGATTGGGATTTGGAACAAATCTATTTAGATTTGTTTGAGAAAACATCGTCATGA
- the mazE gene encoding type II toxin-antitoxin system PemI/MazE family antitoxin: protein MKKVKAKKYGDSIIISLTNDLNIKPNQEFFLSKDEMGFITLIPVLSDLYSNVRSPNFEGIDSI from the coding sequence ATGAAGAAAGTAAAAGCAAAAAAATATGGGGATTCAATTATTATTTCGTTAACAAACGATTTGAATATCAAACCAAATCAAGAGTTTTTCTTATCCAAAGATGAAATGGGTTTTATAACTTTAATTCCAGTATTGTCTGATCTTTACTCCAATGTTAGATCTCCGAACTTTGAAGGAATAGATTCAATCTGA
- a CDS encoding ABC transporter permease, translating to MKLTISIETAVKAILKNKRRSFLTIIGIIVGIAAVITIVTVGRGYERYSLKQLLNTDDIKNNRTTISFTPEDEDNFGKSSFVYFNEHDLDLVRSVSCVSKVQYEKEKPDQMYRQQQVALSKDSQSTKIHLVDEKGEKVIAGENLSSADIGNKVVTISNQLVKELFPNAKNNSDAVGKTIEIADESFLIKGVFEPDITNTTKIEMNKATYANYFRGAPLKNIQITVPSDQNIAEVADKVVKNLSKSGSMKNLGRYEFANDAATTNAISSTLQMLTLIVSFIAGISLFISGVGVMNMVYTSISERIKEIGIRRALGATEKAIQMQFLLEGLMLTLLGGAIGYLLGELIAFIISNTMKLDFMFDPFVAFLAMGISVLVGLVFSYIPSKNASKKDVVELIK from the coding sequence ATGAAACTAACAATTAGTATTGAAACCGCCGTTAAGGCGATTTTAAAAAACAAGCGCCGCAGTTTCTTAACGATCATTGGAATTATTGTCGGAATTGCGGCGGTGATCACAATTGTGACGGTTGGGCGGGGGTACGAAAGATATTCACTGAAGCAGCTTCTAAATACTGATGATATTAAGAACAATCGGACGACAATCAGTTTTACTCCAGAAGATGAAGATAATTTTGGAAAAAGCAGCTTTGTCTACTTCAATGAGCATGATCTAGATTTAGTTCGCAGTGTGTCATGCGTTTCTAAGGTTCAGTACGAAAAAGAAAAGCCAGATCAGATGTATCGTCAGCAGCAGGTTGCTTTGAGTAAAGATTCTCAAAGCACCAAGATCCACTTGGTTGATGAAAAAGGTGAAAAAGTAATTGCTGGAGAAAATTTAAGCAGTGCTGATATTGGCAATAAAGTTGTGACGATTTCAAATCAGTTGGTTAAAGAACTGTTTCCTAATGCAAAAAATAATAGTGATGCGGTGGGAAAAACAATTGAAATTGCTGATGAATCATTTCTGATTAAAGGCGTTTTTGAACCAGATATTACTAATACTACCAAAATCGAAATGAACAAGGCGACCTATGCAAATTATTTCCGTGGAGCCCCACTAAAAAATATTCAAATCACAGTTCCAAGTGACCAGAATATAGCGGAAGTTGCGGACAAAGTTGTCAAAAATCTTAGTAAATCAGGCAGCATGAAAAATTTAGGTAGATACGAGTTTGCTAATGATGCTGCAACGACCAATGCTATTAGTTCAACCTTACAAATGTTAACTCTAATTGTGAGCTTTATTGCTGGAATCTCACTGTTTATCTCAGGTGTTGGCGTCATGAATATGGTTTATACCTCAATCTCAGAGCGAATCAAAGAAATCGGAATTCGCAGAGCGCTCGGAGCAACGGAAAAAGCAATTCAAATGCAATTTCTGTTAGAAGGGCTGATGCTGACGTTGTTAGGCGGAGCCATCGGTTATCTCTTAGGAGAGCTCATTGCTTTTATCATCAGTAATACGATGAAGTTGGATTTTATGTTTGATCCTTTTGTAGCGTTTCTAGCAATGGGGATCTCAGTTCTCGTCGGGTTGGTCTTTAGTTATATTCCTTCGAAGAACGCTTCTAAAAAAGATGTTGTTGAATTAATTAAATAA
- a CDS encoding ABC transporter ATP-binding protein, whose product MIKMRGINKAYLMNDDDTPQYVLKDIDLEIEKKEFTAIMGPSGSGKSTLINIISFLDRDFSGEYYFTDEDVKTYKDQELSTMRNHNVGFVFQSFNLIETDTVYENVELPLLYQGKSHRNAKEAVLTQLEKVGLLSKKDQLPSQLSGGQKQRIAIARALANEPTFIVADEPTGALDSKTSAEIMTLFQKLNSEHDTTILMVTHDPEAAAYCKRVIQVKDGQVIG is encoded by the coding sequence ATGATTAAGATGAGAGGAATTAATAAGGCGTACCTCATGAACGATGACGACACTCCCCAATATGTTCTAAAAGATATCGATCTAGAAATTGAAAAAAAAGAATTCACAGCGATTATGGGACCGAGTGGTTCTGGCAAGTCGACTTTAATTAATATCATCAGTTTTCTGGATCGTGATTTTTCAGGCGAATATTACTTCACTGATGAAGATGTGAAAACATACAAAGATCAGGAGTTATCTACCATGCGTAATCATAATGTCGGATTTGTCTTTCAATCATTTAACTTAATTGAGACCGACACTGTTTATGAAAATGTAGAATTGCCGTTGTTGTATCAAGGAAAAAGCCACCGTAATGCTAAAGAAGCGGTGTTAACTCAATTAGAAAAAGTGGGGCTTCTTTCCAAGAAGGATCAATTACCTAGTCAGCTCTCAGGTGGTCAAAAACAGCGAATTGCGATTGCACGGGCATTAGCCAATGAACCGACCTTTATTGTGGCTGATGAGCCAACCGGCGCATTAGACAGTAAGACTTCGGCTGAAATCATGACCCTTTTTCAAAAATTAAACTCAGAGCATGATACGACAATTTTAATGGTTACACATGATCCTGAAGCTGCTGCTTATTGTAAAAGAGTGATTCAAGTCAAAGATGGTCAGGTGATCGGATGA
- a CDS encoding efflux RND transporter periplasmic adaptor subunit yields the protein MKKHWLAITISLIAVIALVIGGFFVLNRNLSPSTKAEEKFVETVQVKKSDPLSFNGISKSKQTQSINFNQAFGETINLEKQNGEAVSQGDLIAIYYSLKDYNNLLDKKSKVKQKKIEINNLKQDVQINSKKITALTNEVNQLNKEITKLSDAAPNKVYAELDGILTIPTSAGNDGMKPVAEISSNDTNVEIQVSEYDLSHIQKDQTVKLTPVDSGNKIKGTISSIAQRPDNTTSKISTYTVKITPASSLNNGNHVQVKIPLDEIKVPLSAVKEEDKKFYVYKSNGPRYTKKELKGEKKDSYFVVTSGLKNDESIVKNYKDAD from the coding sequence ATGAAAAAACATTGGCTGGCAATTACGATTAGTTTGATTGCTGTGATTGCATTGGTTATCGGAGGATTTTTCGTTTTAAATCGAAATCTCAGTCCAAGTACTAAGGCTGAAGAGAAGTTTGTCGAAACGGTTCAAGTTAAAAAAAGCGATCCTCTGAGTTTCAATGGAATTTCTAAATCCAAACAAACTCAAAGCATCAATTTTAATCAGGCCTTTGGAGAAACAATCAACTTAGAAAAGCAGAATGGTGAGGCGGTCTCTCAAGGTGATTTAATCGCAATTTATTATAGTTTAAAAGATTACAACAATCTTTTAGATAAAAAGAGCAAGGTTAAACAAAAGAAAATCGAGATCAATAATCTTAAACAAGATGTTCAGATTAATTCAAAGAAAATTACGGCCTTAACTAATGAAGTTAATCAGTTAAATAAAGAAATAACCAAGCTGAGCGATGCAGCACCAAATAAGGTTTACGCCGAGCTTGATGGAATTCTAACGATCCCGACAAGTGCTGGAAATGACGGAATGAAGCCAGTTGCTGAAATCAGCAGTAACGACACGAACGTTGAAATTCAGGTTAGTGAGTATGATCTTAGCCATATTCAAAAGGATCAGACAGTTAAACTAACGCCCGTTGATTCTGGCAATAAGATTAAGGGCACGATCAGTAGCATTGCTCAAAGACCAGATAATACCACGAGTAAAATTTCTACTTACACCGTCAAAATTACTCCCGCATCATCATTAAATAACGGGAATCACGTTCAAGTAAAAATTCCTCTTGATGAAATTAAGGTTCCTCTTTCAGCAGTTAAAGAAGAAGATAAAAAGTTTTATGTCTATAAATCTAATGGACCTCGTTATACCAAAAAAGAGCTTAAAGGTGAAAAGAAAGACAGCTATTTTGTAGTGACGAGTGGTCTAAAAAATGATGAATCGATTGTTAAAAACTATAAAGATGCGGACTAG
- a CDS encoding Fic family protein, whose translation MKKFDYKTLNNLTITAEMAKKIALIFELRGKLSVSLKPKSVALDRLVEVAKIQSTDSSNRIEGIYTSQGRLRQLMAEKTMPQNRSEEEISGYRDVLKLILEQSEYMPLNSKTILTLHKHLFNFTSSSWAGKYKDSDNQIITNYKDGHSEIRFIPPSSTVTPELVDELCQKYTLALEEDHFVKILLVGAFVFDFVSIHPFNDGNGRMSRLLTLIFLYQNGYDVGKYISIEKLIERTKDQYYSSLQESSEGWSDNKNSYEPFLNYFLSVMLQAYRELTERIDFTEGTKHSAKELIFKNLENELRPLSKSELVALIPDYSQTTIERSLGELVAANRITKIGVGRATKYINRIV comes from the coding sequence GTGAAAAAATTTGATTATAAAACACTGAATAATCTTACTATTACAGCTGAAATGGCAAAAAAAATTGCGCTAATTTTTGAATTACGAGGCAAACTTTCAGTCAGTCTTAAACCAAAATCAGTCGCGCTTGATCGTTTAGTCGAGGTAGCCAAAATTCAAAGTACTGATTCTTCTAATCGAATTGAAGGTATTTATACCAGCCAAGGACGTTTACGTCAGTTAATGGCTGAAAAGACAATGCCTCAAAATAGAAGTGAAGAGGAAATATCAGGATATCGAGATGTTTTGAAGTTAATTCTCGAACAATCCGAGTATATGCCGCTTAATTCAAAGACAATCTTAACTCTTCATAAGCACCTGTTTAACTTTACAAGCAGCAGTTGGGCTGGAAAATATAAAGATTCAGACAATCAAATTATTACCAATTATAAAGATGGACATTCCGAAATCAGATTCATCCCTCCTTCTTCCACAGTTACTCCCGAACTTGTTGATGAATTATGTCAGAAATATACATTAGCTCTTGAAGAAGATCATTTTGTAAAAATCCTTCTGGTAGGAGCCTTTGTGTTTGATTTTGTGTCAATTCATCCTTTCAATGATGGGAATGGCCGGATGTCACGACTGTTAACGCTGATTTTTCTTTATCAAAACGGGTATGATGTCGGCAAGTATATCAGTATTGAAAAATTGATCGAGCGGACTAAAGATCAGTATTATTCGTCTTTACAAGAAAGCTCTGAGGGGTGGTCGGACAATAAAAACTCGTATGAACCTTTTTTAAATTACTTTTTAAGTGTTATGCTCCAAGCATATCGAGAATTAACAGAAAGAATCGATTTTACAGAAGGTACGAAGCATAGCGCTAAAGAATTAATCTTTAAAAATTTAGAAAATGAATTGCGGCCTTTAAGTAAATCAGAACTAGTAGCCTTAATTCCTGATTATAGTCAAACTACAATCGAGCGATCTTTAGGAGAGCTTGTTGCAGCAAATAGAATTACAAAAATTGGTGTAGGAAGAGCAACAAAGTACATCAATCGAATCGTTTAG
- a CDS encoding LytR/AlgR family response regulator transcription factor, producing MIKIFICDDQEIHLKAIQKIIEDGILFAEVPMQIKLATTDPFEIVNNITPSETNVYFLDIDLSNETYDGLKLAIKIRESDSHGFLIFITSHLEFGMLTFEYKLGAFDYIVKTPDTELLKSKINSALKAIADRCQTDQHNQEEDKNPQRIKFTSDYEEKYVLINELIMLEVIGNHKLQIMSKHQNFECNGALGKLEYELPNYFFRCNRSIIINLKEVASRSEKNETITLSNGAEVQCSKRQQKKFEQLITKLNL from the coding sequence ATGATTAAAATTTTTATTTGTGATGATCAAGAAATTCATTTAAAAGCGATTCAAAAGATAATCGAAGATGGGATTCTATTTGCAGAAGTACCAATGCAAATCAAGCTGGCAACAACTGATCCTTTTGAGATTGTAAACAATATAACACCTAGTGAAACGAACGTATATTTTTTAGATATAGACTTGTCTAATGAAACTTATGACGGACTTAAGTTGGCGATTAAGATTAGAGAAAGTGATTCTCACGGATTTCTTATTTTCATTACCTCTCATCTTGAATTTGGAATGCTGACCTTTGAGTATAAACTTGGAGCTTTTGATTATATTGTGAAAACTCCAGATACTGAACTTCTTAAAAGTAAAATTAATTCCGCTCTAAAAGCGATTGCTGATCGTTGTCAGACTGACCAGCATAATCAGGAAGAAGACAAGAATCCACAGCGGATCAAATTCACTTCTGATTATGAAGAGAAGTACGTTTTAATTAATGAATTGATTATGTTAGAGGTAATTGGGAATCATAAACTTCAGATTATGTCTAAACATCAGAATTTTGAATGTAACGGAGCGCTAGGAAAGTTAGAATACGAGCTGCCAAATTATTTTTTTCGCTGTAATAGAAGCATCATTATTAATTTAAAAGAAGTTGCGAGCCGTTCGGAGAAAAATGAAACAATCACTTTGTCTAATGGAGCAGAGGTGCAGTGCTCTAAGCGCCAACAAAAGAAATTTGAACAATTGATAACAAAGCTTAATTTGTAG